The genomic segment CTGGAAAACGCCGCCCGCGGTGAACATCAGGGTCTCATACCCCAGGTCGGTGCCCGGGTAGCCGCCCAGGTCCGAGAAGGTGTGCATGGTGGCGCCCTGGAAGGGGGTGTCCGGCCAACCAGGATAGGTCACGGCGCCGTAGTCGGTGACGGCATCTGCTAAACCGCCGGTTTTGACCTCGTCGAACTGCGTGGCCCAGTAGTTGCCGCCGGTGAACCAGATCCAACCGCTGGACATAATCCCGTCATCCCAGTAGAACTCGAATAACCCGTGTTGAGGCTGAGGATGGGTGTCTATGGGGATGCCGGAGGTAACCAGGCTGTTGGCGGCGAAGGCCGCAACGACGAGAACGAGCAACATCAATCTTTTCACGTTTGCCTCCTTTTTCTACTAGTTCGAATACCACATTTATAGATAGCACAACATTCCCGTCGTGCCAATAGCGCCCCGAGATTTATTGCGATGACGTAGGGGCGGACCCTTTGGTCCGCCCGTTTTTTCTAAGGTAGCCCTCACCCCAACCCTCTCCCACTGGGAGAGGGAGATCGCGTACTCCTCACAACGCCCCGGGCCTCGCTGCGTTGACGTAGGGCCGGGTCTCTTGACCCCCCCGCGGGTCGCGGTCCTTTTGGTTTGATTTCACAGCGCAAATTATTCTAATATAAAGAAGGTGAGATAGATTTCAGGGGGGGTGTAACGATGCGCAAGTTGGTTTACGCATTTCTGGCGACGCTCCTCTTGACCGCGGGGGCCCGGGCCGAACGTCTCCTCGTCGCGGAGCCGGCCGTTCCGCAGCCGGTAGAGATTCGGTACGTCGAGGGCGAGGTCATCGTCTGGTTCACGCGGGTGATGGACGACGCGGAGGTCCTGGCCGCCGCCCGGGAGGTGGGGCCGACGATCGGTCTCCTCGATCGCAGCTCCGTCACTCCGGAACGGGTCCTCCTGTCGGTTCCCCACGGCCGGGAGGAGGAGTACGCCCGGCGCTTCGAGCTCCTGCCGGGAGTGCTGGCCGCGGCGCCCAACTTCGTCTACCGTCTGGAGTGGACCCCCGACGACCCCTACTACCAATACCAGTGGCACTTCAACAAAGACGACTTCATCTATCTGGAGGAGGGCTGGGACATCAACCGGGGCGGCGACTCCTCGGTCATCATCGCCGTTCTGGACACCGGCGTGGCCTACGAGGAATACGCCGTGCCGAGCTACGAGCAGACCGAGGTCATCGGCGGCACCTATCATCAGGCGGACGAGCTGTCCGACGTCACCTTCGTCAGCCCCTACGACTTCATCCACTCGGACAGCCACCCCAACGACCAGCACGGCCACGGCACCCACGTCACCGGGACGCTGGCCCAGAACACCGACAACGGCCTCGGACCGGCGGGCGTGGCCTTCAACTGCCGGGTGATGCCGGTGCAGGTCCTGAACTGGGAGGGTTCGAGCGAGGGCTGGTCGGTGGCCAACGGGATAGACTGGGCGCGGACCCACTCGGCCGAC from the bacterium genome contains:
- a CDS encoding S8 family serine peptidase, with amino-acid sequence MRKLVYAFLATLLLTAGARAERLLVAEPAVPQPVEIRYVEGEVIVWFTRVMDDAEVLAAAREVGPTIGLLDRSSVTPERVLLSVPHGREEEYARRFELLPGVLAAAPNFVYRLEWTPDDPYYQYQWHFNKDDFIYLEEGWDINRGGDSSVIIAVLDTGVAYEEYAVPSYEQTEVIGGTYHQADELSDVTFVSPYDFIHSDSHPNDQHGHGTHVTGTLAQNTDNGLGPAGVAFNCRVMPVQVLNWEGSSEGWSVANGIDWARTHSADVINMSLGGYGSDSVLHQACIDAYNAGIVLAAAAGNDDTDTTHYPSGYAEVICVGAVDYDADRAYYSNYGSDQEIMAPGGDVYADLNDDGYPDGVLQQTYHTMGPVDLDDNFDYWFFQGTSMACPHVAAVVGLMISEGITGPANIRATLQSTATDLGPSGRDDEYGYGLINVEQALGGSVMLLATDPVDGRDDVGLNSNVVLTFNTEMDTDSPELTFTCSPNPGGWTRAWSSGNKVLTLSHRDTFVFLDHP